In a single window of the Tissierellales bacterium genome:
- a CDS encoding MoaD/ThiS family protein — MKTEVRLFATFREGRGKKVYLEIEEPTPSKILSELEIAESDVAILLVNGRDGDFDQNLVEGDYLSIFPPVGGG, encoded by the coding sequence ATGAAAACGGAAGTGAGATTATTTGCTACGTTCAGAGAAGGGCGAGGCAAAAAAGTTTATCTGGAAATAGAAGAACCTACTCCTTCAAAAATATTGTCAGAACTTGAGATAGCAGAGAGTGATGTTGCAATACTACTTGTAAATGGCCGAGATGGAGATTTTGATCAAAACTTGGTCGAAGGAGATTATCTATCAATATTTCCACCAGTTGGAGGTGGCTAG